A part of Propioniciclava coleopterorum genomic DNA contains:
- a CDS encoding helix-turn-helix domain-containing protein: MAEPWLSADDIAAHLGVTKDTVYTWIAEKAMPAHKVGRLWKFQASEIDDWVRAGAAASDQELHVAHPGVGGRSYAHDNDEHREGGR, encoded by the coding sequence GTGGCTGAGCCGTGGCTGTCCGCAGACGACATCGCCGCCCACCTCGGGGTCACCAAAGACACCGTCTACACCTGGATCGCCGAGAAGGCCATGCCCGCCCACAAGGTCGGACGCCTCTGGAAGTTCCAAGCCAGCGAGATAGACGACTGGGTGCGCGCGGGTGCGGCGGCCAGTGACCAAGAGCTCCACGTAGCCCATCCCGGTGTCGGTGGACGCTCCTACGCTCATGACAACGACGAGCACCGGGAGGGGGGAAGATGA
- a CDS encoding MAB_1171c family putative transporter, producing MIQTLVATLMWALVASLLIFRRKRTDRSITYAALTIAIAMTLNVDAAYSAVDRLLGGTNLATLIADALLMTGLFFLGRGVMKTGEYRPRLVRAAVSIPVLLVALLAITASFLLIDRGTTTTRFMIDLGAQPAAAVYSIINFTYCLVIVVAMLVLAIRQYRHNTGIQHLPAALLSLGSAFGVALCLAVIVMDVAHATGHLDLMHTIQSAYDPLSVLTFVFLCAGFAIQPAVRRAQHRARQRQTVALTAQLESLWHQATRARPGLSQADPLAASSEDPEGHLHRVIVEIRDAMIDPRITFDISTDDRDLLERAESHLVGSDSALATTSPVPYVEERES from the coding sequence ATGATCCAGACGCTCGTCGCAACGCTCATGTGGGCGCTCGTGGCGAGCCTGCTCATCTTCCGACGCAAACGCACCGACCGAAGCATCACCTACGCCGCCCTCACCATCGCCATCGCGATGACGCTCAACGTGGATGCCGCCTACAGCGCCGTCGATCGACTGCTCGGTGGCACCAACCTCGCCACCCTGATCGCGGACGCGCTCCTGATGACCGGGCTGTTCTTCCTCGGCCGCGGCGTCATGAAGACCGGCGAGTACCGGCCCAGGCTCGTCCGAGCCGCCGTCAGCATCCCCGTCCTGCTCGTCGCGCTGCTCGCGATCACCGCATCGTTCCTGCTCATCGACCGCGGCACCACTACCACACGATTTATGATCGACCTCGGCGCACAGCCAGCGGCGGCGGTCTACTCGATCATCAACTTCACCTACTGCCTCGTCATTGTCGTGGCGATGCTCGTCCTCGCCATAAGGCAGTACCGGCACAACACCGGCATCCAGCACCTCCCCGCGGCACTGTTGAGCCTGGGGTCGGCGTTCGGCGTCGCGCTCTGCCTCGCCGTGATCGTCATGGACGTTGCCCACGCCACGGGCCACCTCGACCTCATGCACACTATCCAGTCCGCCTACGATCCGCTCTCCGTCCTGACCTTCGTGTTCCTCTGTGCCGGGTTCGCGATCCAGCCTGCCGTCCGTCGCGCTCAGCACCGCGCCCGGCAGAGGCAGACCGTCGCCCTCACAGCGCAGCTGGAGTCGCTTTGGCACCAGGCGACGCGCGCACGGCCCGGGCTGAGCCAGGCCGACCCCCTCGCCGCCAGTAGCGAAGACCCCGAAGGGCACCTCCACCGAGTGATCGTCGAAATCCGCGACGCGATGATCGACCCTCGCATCACCTTCGACATCAGCACCGACGACCGCGACCTGCTCGAACGCGCCGAGAGCCACCTCGTCGGAAGCGACAGTGCCCTCGCGACGACCTCGCCCGTTCCCTACGTCGAGGAGCGGGAGTCGTGA
- a CDS encoding alpha/beta hydrolase — translation MFDLTVRGVEYTDDGDLIVLDRTDQAAAPGIYNLWFEHGGWAQLATDSVDRGPTRVARRITGTTSGFTPKTGDCASWSGIYYATPADAGLHTRDITITTPAGPCPAWRIDGDLATWAIHIHGLGSTRAGTLRGVLAATELGYTSLVVSYRNTAEGPRVGTGRTTFGYAETSDVDEAIGYAVRRGAEQVVIFGWSMGAAVALQLADHPRHPGLIAALVLDSPVLNWTEVIKSNCARSGWPAAAGHLAIPWLTLDPLARTVGLPGRIPLPTFDWTSRAVELNTPTLILHGTRDDSVPIRLSQALRDARPDLVELETFDAGHTLCWNSDLDRWRNTVTAWLKVRIPR, via the coding sequence ATGTTCGACCTCACCGTTCGAGGCGTCGAGTACACCGACGACGGCGACCTGATCGTGCTCGACCGCACCGACCAGGCCGCCGCGCCAGGCATCTACAATCTCTGGTTCGAGCACGGCGGCTGGGCGCAGCTCGCCACAGATAGCGTCGATCGAGGACCCACCCGCGTCGCTCGCAGGATCACGGGCACCACATCGGGTTTCACTCCGAAGACCGGCGATTGCGCCTCCTGGAGCGGCATCTACTACGCCACCCCAGCCGACGCCGGACTCCACACACGCGACATCACCATCACGACCCCCGCAGGACCATGCCCGGCCTGGCGCATCGACGGCGACCTCGCGACCTGGGCCATCCACATCCACGGCCTCGGCAGCACCCGCGCCGGCACCCTCCGCGGCGTCCTCGCCGCAACCGAACTCGGCTACACCTCCCTCGTCGTCAGCTACCGCAACACAGCAGAAGGGCCGCGAGTTGGCACCGGCCGGACGACCTTCGGCTACGCAGAGACGAGCGACGTTGACGAGGCCATCGGGTACGCCGTCCGACGAGGAGCCGAACAGGTCGTGATCTTCGGCTGGTCGATGGGTGCCGCTGTCGCTCTCCAGCTCGCCGACCACCCGCGACATCCGGGACTGATCGCCGCGCTCGTACTCGACTCCCCAGTCCTCAACTGGACCGAAGTCATCAAGTCCAACTGCGCCCGCAGCGGATGGCCTGCAGCAGCCGGGCACCTCGCGATCCCGTGGCTCACCCTCGACCCACTGGCACGCACAGTCGGCCTGCCAGGACGCATCCCACTTCCCACCTTCGACTGGACATCCCGAGCCGTAGAGCTCAACACGCCGACCCTGATCCTCCACGGCACCCGAGACGACTCCGTGCCGATCCGGCTCTCACAAGCACTCCGAGACGCTCGCCCGGACCTCGTTGAGCTTGAGACCTTCGATGCCGGCCACACCCTCTGCTGGAACAGCGATCTGGACCGCTGGCGGAACACGGTGACCGCCTGGCTCAAGGTGCGCATCCCACGCTGA
- a CDS encoding N-6 DNA methylase: MNLKDAQRLVKSKQRVADHGEVFTPAWMVEDMLDLVKHESERIDSRVLEPACGSGNFLIPVLARKLATVELRHGKSEFEKRHYALFALMCTYGIELLADNAEECRHNLAEVFNTFLGIGNDDQWARAARAVLTVNIVQGDALTMTVPSGQPITFPEWGYLGKGKFQRRDFRYDDLTQRASYEGTLFGELDDEDLFVPAQTYPTMTVIQIAEAAA, from the coding sequence ATGAACCTGAAAGACGCCCAGCGCTTGGTGAAGTCCAAGCAACGCGTTGCGGACCACGGCGAGGTGTTCACGCCGGCGTGGATGGTCGAGGACATGCTCGACCTCGTTAAGCACGAGTCTGAGCGGATCGACTCCCGCGTACTCGAACCCGCCTGCGGCTCGGGCAACTTCCTCATCCCCGTCCTGGCTCGCAAGCTCGCCACGGTCGAGCTTCGGCACGGCAAGAGCGAGTTCGAGAAGCGCCACTACGCATTGTTCGCGCTCATGTGCACCTACGGTATCGAACTTCTCGCAGACAACGCCGAAGAGTGCCGTCACAATCTCGCCGAGGTGTTCAACACGTTCTTGGGTATCGGCAACGATGACCAGTGGGCACGAGCGGCCCGCGCGGTTCTCACCGTGAACATCGTCCAGGGCGATGCCTTGACCATGACCGTGCCAAGCGGCCAGCCGATCACCTTTCCTGAGTGGGGCTACCTCGGCAAAGGCAAGTTCCAGAGGCGCGACTTTCGCTACGACGACCTCACTCAGCGCGCCTCGTACGAGGGAACCCTATTCGGCGAGCTCGATGACGAGGACCTGTTCGTCCCCGCGCAGACTTACCCGACGATGACCGTCATTCAGATCGCCGAGGCCGCCGCGTGA